A single genomic interval of Sulfurimonas sp. C5 harbors:
- a CDS encoding cobyrinate a,c-diamide synthase: protein MKALTISAIGSNEGKTVLTTALLHYFKDSVRPFKIGPDFIDPQFHEHIAHTPSINLDRFMMDDEQVKWLFNRYSDKNISICEGVMGFYDGMDKGSSAYDISKLLAIPTILLLNGSSSYITVSAVLKGLVTYKNDNTIQGVILNKLSSQSHFELIKNQIEKDFDNIVVLGWIKKDITSLSDTHLGLDLKEQYKIEKIANEVLEYIDVQAVEQLASSYIAKNVNNYPFEKLSPINKKIAIVHDANFSFLYHDNVEFLKEVFDEVLFVNPSLDETIAEDVDVVYIPGGYVENEINYDRLKNSQHFKNSLIKHAQTKHIYAECAGMLYLSKCVDEKEMSGILDLEFTLHNRFQRMGYYCSSLDQRKGHAFHYTDVLDPKEGDERLLKSPNSEGKVGSWQKNNVYGTYLHIMLRSNPQIITSRFL from the coding sequence TTGAAAGCCTTAACCATTAGTGCCATCGGGTCAAACGAAGGAAAAACAGTTCTCACAACTGCTTTGTTGCACTATTTCAAAGATTCCGTAAGACCTTTTAAAATAGGTCCGGATTTTATCGATCCGCAGTTTCATGAGCATATCGCACATACTCCTTCGATCAATCTTGATCGATTTATGATGGATGATGAGCAGGTCAAATGGCTTTTTAATAGATACTCAGACAAAAATATTTCTATCTGCGAGGGGGTAATGGGCTTTTATGACGGTATGGATAAAGGCAGTAGTGCTTACGATATCTCAAAACTGCTTGCTATCCCAACAATCCTTCTTTTAAACGGAAGCTCTAGTTATATTACCGTCTCAGCCGTTTTAAAAGGGCTGGTGACTTACAAAAACGATAACACTATTCAAGGTGTTATTCTCAACAAACTCTCTTCTCAAAGCCATTTTGAGCTAATAAAAAATCAGATAGAAAAAGACTTTGACAACATCGTCGTTCTTGGATGGATTAAAAAGGACATTACTTCTTTATCAGATACCCATCTCGGACTTGATCTAAAAGAGCAGTACAAAATAGAGAAGATTGCAAATGAGGTATTAGAATACATTGACGTACAAGCTGTTGAACAACTTGCTTCCTCTTACATAGCCAAAAATGTGAATAACTACCCTTTTGAAAAGCTCTCCCCTATAAATAAAAAAATTGCGATCGTGCATGATGCAAACTTTTCGTTTTTATACCACGACAATGTAGAGTTTTTAAAAGAGGTGTTTGATGAAGTGCTATTTGTTAATCCGTCACTCGATGAGACAATTGCAGAAGATGTAGATGTTGTATATATTCCAGGTGGTTACGTGGAAAATGAAATCAATTACGACAGACTCAAAAATAGCCAGCACTTTAAAAATTCACTTATAAAACACGCTCAGACAAAACATATCTATGCAGAGTGTGCCGGAATGCTCTACCTTTCAAAATGTGTAGATGAAAAAGAGATGAGCGGAATTCTAGATCTCGAATTTACTCTTCATAACAGATTTCAAAGAATGGGCTACTACTGCTCAAGTCTTGATCAAAGAAAAGGGCATGCATTTCATTATACGGACGTTCTTGATCCCAAAGAGGGAGATGAAAGACTTCTAAAAAGTCCTAATTCTGAGGGAAAAGTGGGAAGCTGGCAAAAAAATAATGTCTACGGAACCTATTTGCATATTATGCTGCGCTCAAACCCGCAAATTATAACAAGTAGATTTCTATGA
- the bluB gene encoding 5,6-dimethylbenzimidazole synthase, with the protein MTFTQQDSIKLLEIMKARRDVRGNRFIDKKVEEEKLSFILEAALSAPSVGYSQPWKFVIIEDAATKNAILQNFDYENTKAKEIFKERELYNKLKLEGIKEAPLNIAVLYEPKEEDVLGMTSMQQMGEYSVVCAVQNMWLMARSLNIGIGWVSILNEKKVLQELQAKENTKLIAYLCVGYVDQFYKESELKILGWDREKKLHECVQYLKG; encoded by the coding sequence ATGACTTTTACACAGCAAGACAGTATAAAGCTTTTAGAGATTATGAAAGCCAGACGTGACGTGCGTGGCAATCGCTTTATAGATAAAAAAGTGGAAGAAGAAAAACTCTCATTTATCCTAGAAGCAGCACTGAGTGCACCTTCTGTAGGGTATTCTCAGCCTTGGAAGTTTGTTATTATAGAAGATGCTGCAACTAAAAATGCAATCCTGCAAAACTTTGATTACGAAAACACAAAGGCAAAAGAGATTTTCAAAGAGAGAGAACTCTATAACAAACTAAAACTCGAAGGGATCAAAGAAGCACCTTTAAACATTGCCGTTTTGTATGAACCAAAAGAGGAAGATGTACTTGGGATGACAAGTATGCAGCAAATGGGTGAGTACAGCGTCGTATGTGCCGTACAGAATATGTGGCTGATGGCTCGCTCACTCAATATAGGAATAGGCTGGGTAAGCATCCTGAATGAAAAAAAAGTACTCCAAGAACTTCAGGCAAAAGAGAACACTAAACTCATCGCTTACCTATGTGTGGGCTACGTCGATCAGTTTTACAAAGAGAGTGAACTTAAAATTCTTGGCTGGGATCGAGAAAAAAAACTGCACGAATGTGTACAATATTTGAAAGGATAA
- a CDS encoding phosphotransferase: MEKNYEKVHLVMGVNIHITLNELQELFPSYNFVNIEATKDGVIDTTYIVTNTQTSYILKHFDRDISSKIQTDKELLTLLKDAELNVPEYIDEKKGWYLFSILKGSSPKVIQLYHIQALARFMAKYHAQTTKINSSTDFIDNYPIKEILSYTKKYFYRHYKELENLQNYSLKTDGFIHGDIFKDNTIFDGEKIGVFDFIDGGSGEFAFDIAVALISFNPKNKSLFTNAFLRTYNQTAPKKLTLDELQAKEPSARQLYALLRIERYKNTQRANELLKIC; this comes from the coding sequence ATGGAAAAAAATTATGAAAAAGTGCATCTTGTAATGGGCGTGAATATTCACATCACACTAAATGAGCTGCAAGAGCTTTTTCCAAGCTATAATTTTGTCAATATAGAAGCGACAAAAGATGGCGTTATAGATACGACTTACATAGTAACTAACACACAAACTAGTTATATATTAAAACACTTTGATCGCGATATATCAAGTAAAATCCAAACAGATAAAGAGCTTCTTACTCTTTTAAAAGATGCAGAGCTCAATGTCCCGGAATATATTGATGAAAAAAAAGGCTGGTACCTTTTTAGCATATTGAAAGGCTCTTCACCAAAAGTGATTCAACTCTACCATATCCAAGCCTTGGCACGTTTTATGGCAAAGTATCATGCTCAAACAACTAAGATAAATTCAAGCACAGACTTTATAGACAATTATCCGATTAAAGAGATTTTGAGTTATACAAAAAAATATTTTTATCGCCACTATAAAGAGTTGGAAAACTTACAAAACTATAGTCTAAAAACAGACGGTTTTATCCACGGAGATATATTTAAAGACAACACGATTTTTGACGGCGAAAAAATTGGTGTATTTGATTTTATAGACGGGGGAAGCGGGGAATTTGCTTTTGATATTGCCGTAGCACTCATCTCGTTTAACCCTAAAAACAAATCCCTTTTTACAAACGCTTTTTTGCGTACCTATAACCAAACAGCACCAAAAAAGCTGACTCTTGACGAATTACAAGCCAAAGAACCAAGCGCCCGCCAGCTCTATGCGCTTTTGAGAATTGAGCGGTATAAAAACACTCAAAGAGCAAACGAACTTCTCAAGATATGCTGA
- a CDS encoding protein adenylyltransferase SelO family protein, whose protein sequence is MKVQTLDDLAKLADYSLVETLSSDPYAKKDGKDHWPREVFSGHYVPVNPTPIENPTYITHSKQFFEELGFDDALAKSEDFMKMFSGDSSQLPKPLKNEGWATGYALSIYGTEYYEQCPFGTGNGYGDGRAVSILEAVINGKRWEMQLKGGGRTPYCRGADGRAVLRSSIREFLAQEHMHALGVPTSRSLTLYTSKTEKVRRPWFRDGSYSRDPEVMIEEDVAITTRVAPSFLRVGQVELFGRRARKKEHQEAMQELEMIVLHVIEREYKEEIKQDLSLGEKVVRLADLFADRLSSLVADWIRVGYCQGNFNSDNTSVGGFTLDYGPFGFMDNFDPRYQPWTGGGIHFSFLNQPTAAARNFMMFIAALKPLVNSNEEQLERLEEIQEQFPRVMQGKMFQMWALKLGLEKFDAELFNELVSLMVETSVDYTIFFRELSKIPEDVSALKKSFYGYVDYNEKLLGRWKEWFERWRTLVGTTTEESREQLSKKMKGVNPKYTLREWFLVPAYQAAERGDYTLIHELQEVMNDPYAELSKEIEEKYYRLKPDELFRVAGISHVSCSS, encoded by the coding sequence ATGAAGGTGCAAACATTAGACGATCTGGCAAAATTGGCAGATTATTCTTTAGTAGAGACACTTAGTTCCGATCCGTATGCAAAAAAAGATGGCAAAGATCACTGGCCTCGGGAAGTGTTTAGCGGGCACTATGTCCCTGTCAACCCTACACCTATAGAAAATCCTACATACATTACACATAGCAAGCAGTTTTTTGAAGAGCTTGGTTTTGATGATGCTTTGGCCAAGTCAGAAGATTTTATGAAAATGTTTTCGGGTGATAGTTCACAGTTACCCAAGCCCCTAAAAAATGAAGGATGGGCAACGGGGTATGCCCTTTCAATTTATGGAACTGAGTATTATGAGCAGTGCCCATTTGGCACTGGTAACGGTTATGGGGACGGGCGTGCAGTCTCTATTTTAGAAGCTGTTATAAATGGTAAACGCTGGGAGATGCAGCTCAAAGGTGGCGGGCGCACACCTTACTGCAGGGGAGCTGACGGTCGTGCGGTATTGCGCTCAAGTATTCGTGAGTTTTTGGCGCAGGAGCATATGCACGCTTTAGGTGTACCAACATCTAGATCTTTAACTCTGTACACTTCCAAAACCGAAAAAGTAAGACGTCCGTGGTTTAGAGACGGCTCGTACTCAAGAGATCCCGAGGTGATGATCGAGGAGGATGTCGCAATTACGACACGTGTCGCACCGTCATTTTTAAGAGTGGGGCAGGTGGAGCTTTTTGGTCGCCGTGCACGTAAAAAAGAGCATCAAGAGGCGATGCAAGAGTTGGAAATGATCGTTTTACACGTAATTGAGCGTGAGTATAAAGAAGAGATTAAACAAGATCTGTCACTTGGTGAAAAAGTAGTGAGACTCGCAGATTTATTTGCCGATCGCCTTAGCTCCCTTGTAGCTGATTGGATCCGCGTCGGCTATTGTCAAGGAAATTTTAACAGCGATAATACTTCAGTAGGTGGTTTTACCCTTGATTATGGACCGTTTGGATTTATGGATAATTTTGACCCGCGTTATCAGCCGTGGACGGGTGGCGGGATTCACTTCTCATTTTTAAATCAGCCAACAGCTGCCGCGCGCAATTTCATGATGTTTATTGCAGCACTGAAACCTTTAGTGAACTCAAATGAAGAACAGCTGGAGCGATTGGAAGAGATACAAGAACAGTTTCCAAGAGTGATGCAGGGCAAAATGTTCCAAATGTGGGCTTTAAAACTCGGTTTAGAAAAATTTGATGCAGAACTCTTTAACGAACTTGTCTCACTGATGGTGGAGACTTCGGTTGACTATACGATCTTTTTTCGTGAGCTCTCTAAAATTCCAGAAGATGTCTCTGCACTCAAAAAAAGTTTTTACGGTTATGTAGATTACAATGAAAAACTTTTAGGGCGATGGAAAGAGTGGTTTGAGAGATGGAGAACACTTGTTGGTACTACAACGGAAGAATCACGTGAGCAACTCTCTAAAAAGATGAAAGGAGTCAATCCGAAATATACACTTAGAGAGTGGTTTTTAGTTCCTGCATATCAGGCAGCAGAGAGAGGGGATTATACCCTTATACATGAACTCCAAGAGGTGATGAACGATCCATATGCTGAACTCTCAAAAGAGATAGAGGAGAAGTACTATAGACTCAAACCTGACGAGTTATTTAGAGTAGCGGGTATTTCGCATGTGAGTTGCTCATCGTGA
- a CDS encoding serine esterase → MRKDLELDNIFIPSKIPSKKLMIVLHGRGDSSEGFEGLPSFLDIEDMNYILFDAPFEYYGGYSWYNLPPNQLPGIQYSSELLTKCLDSLFAEEFDAVQSYLFGFSQGSLLTFEFGARYHKALAGYIAISGYIYDVEKLLGEMNPDVKNSKWLCTHGTYDEVLPFEESKDQIEQLIEGGFEVEFHAIEKDHSIHKDEITVVKQLCDKNL, encoded by the coding sequence ATGAGAAAAGATTTAGAACTAGATAACATTTTTATACCATCGAAGATTCCATCAAAAAAGTTGATGATAGTGCTCCATGGAAGAGGGGACTCCTCCGAAGGATTTGAAGGGTTGCCTTCGTTTTTAGATATTGAAGATATGAACTATATTTTATTTGACGCCCCTTTTGAATATTATGGCGGTTATTCTTGGTACAATCTCCCGCCAAACCAACTCCCCGGGATCCAGTACTCATCGGAACTTCTGACAAAATGTCTGGATAGTTTGTTTGCAGAAGAGTTTGATGCTGTACAGAGTTACTTGTTCGGTTTTTCACAAGGCTCACTGCTCACATTTGAATTTGGTGCAAGATACCATAAAGCATTGGCCGGGTACATTGCTATAAGTGGATATATATACGATGTAGAAAAGCTTTTGGGTGAAATGAATCCTGATGTGAAAAACTCTAAATGGCTCTGCACGCATGGGACATATGATGAAGTACTGCCGTTTGAAGAGAGTAAAGATCAAATAGAGCAACTTATAGAGGGTGGATTTGAAGTCGAGTTTCATGCGATTGAAAAAGATCATAGTATTCACAAAGATGAGATAACAGTCGTAAAACAATTATGCGATAAAAATTTATAA
- a CDS encoding aminotransferase class I/II-fold pyridoxal phosphate-dependent enzyme, producing MSHGGDIYKYAKILECESDEIIDFSSNINCYDPQTSITLTNETITKYADFRYKELKSVIAQNYEVKKSQIALFNGATSAIYELFRSIKQKEVYLYAPLYSEYEKAAIKAKKEIYKISRLGGEMNDDVWDESIVVFVNPATPDGTYYEKEELDELFEMWIERECTIIIDESFLEFEVLESVRSKINEYKKLYIIQSFSKFYSCAGVRIGAVFSNKKNIEKLDPTIWNISSLDAAFLQQRLSDEEFKAQAKEFHKQQKQELFDILENSNLFEQVFESDANFFLTKTQRSTEIFNHLLEHKILVRRCFDFDYLDNSFLRFAVKDPFSHQKLQEAFSGLSHIENVEHNQEVQDETPLP from the coding sequence ATGAGTCACGGTGGAGATATCTACAAATATGCAAAAATTTTAGAGTGTGAGAGTGATGAGATCATAGATTTTTCATCCAATATCAACTGCTATGATCCCCAAACCTCTATAACACTTACAAACGAAACAATAACAAAATACGCAGATTTCCGCTATAAAGAACTAAAGTCTGTCATTGCACAAAATTACGAAGTAAAAAAATCGCAGATTGCCCTTTTTAACGGTGCGACTTCTGCTATTTATGAGCTGTTTCGCTCAATCAAACAAAAAGAGGTTTATCTTTATGCCCCTCTTTACAGTGAATACGAAAAAGCTGCAATAAAAGCTAAAAAAGAGATCTATAAAATCAGCCGCCTGGGTGGAGAGATGAATGACGATGTCTGGGATGAGTCAATTGTTGTCTTCGTCAATCCAGCCACTCCGGACGGAACTTACTATGAGAAAGAAGAGCTTGATGAACTTTTTGAGATGTGGATAGAAAGAGAGTGTACTATCATCATTGATGAAAGCTTTTTAGAGTTTGAAGTCTTAGAGTCTGTCCGCTCAAAAATTAATGAGTACAAAAAACTCTATATCATTCAATCGTTTTCCAAATTTTACTCTTGTGCAGGTGTACGCATCGGCGCCGTGTTTTCAAATAAAAAAAATATCGAAAAGCTTGATCCTACAATCTGGAATATCTCTTCGCTTGATGCTGCATTTTTACAGCAAAGACTCTCCGATGAAGAGTTCAAAGCACAAGCAAAAGAGTTTCACAAACAACAAAAACAAGAGCTTTTTGATATCCTCGAAAACTCAAATCTTTTTGAGCAAGTTTTTGAAAGTGATGCCAACTTTTTTCTCACAAAAACCCAGCGTTCAACAGAGATCTTTAACCATCTACTAGAACATAAAATTTTAGTGCGTCGCTGTTTCGATTTTGATTATCTTGACAACAGTTTTTTACGCTTTGCAGTAAAAGATCCTTTCTCTCATCAAAAACTACAAGAGGCGTTCAGCGGACTTTCTCACATTGAAAACGTTGAACACAACCAAGAAGTCCAAGATGAAACTCCACTCCCTTAG